A portion of the Adhaeribacter radiodurans genome contains these proteins:
- the eat gene encoding ethanolamine permease has product MATNQPELKKVLKPVHLWAMAVGLVISGEYFGWNYGWGVAGTLGFLVATLVVTLFYVTFVFSFTELTTSIPHAGGPFAYAYRAMGPVGALVAGYATLVEFVFAAPAIAFALGSYVHFLYPEIPVLVTALGCYVIFTGLNVLGVKESALFSVVVTTLAVLELVVYLGIVAPAFKTENFLLNPLPFGWWGVFAALPFAIWLYVCIEGVAMVAEEVKDSKKAIAQGYISGILTLLVLALAVMIVTGGITNWQNLAAIDYPLPAAIGLVLGKNNPVTQLFAGIGLFGLIASFHGIILTYSRQLFALARSRYLPVALSRIHPRFKTPHVALLAGAGFGMLALFFLDTSKLVILSTFGAVVMYLVSMVSLFILRKKEPHLSRPFKAPFYPYFPAVAFLLAVVAALAFLYYYIWLCCLFLAGLLFTLIIFFLTGSHKKLSSHDVTIKSISAAGLPLINPTSNHSE; this is encoded by the coding sequence ATGGCTACTAACCAACCAGAATTAAAGAAAGTTTTAAAGCCTGTTCACTTATGGGCGATGGCGGTTGGTTTAGTAATTTCGGGCGAATATTTTGGCTGGAACTACGGTTGGGGTGTAGCGGGTACTTTAGGTTTTTTAGTAGCTACCTTGGTGGTAACTCTGTTTTACGTAACGTTCGTTTTTAGTTTTACCGAACTAACTACTTCTATTCCGCACGCGGGTGGTCCTTTTGCTTATGCCTACCGCGCCATGGGTCCGGTGGGAGCTTTGGTGGCTGGCTATGCTACCTTGGTGGAATTTGTTTTTGCCGCGCCTGCTATTGCTTTTGCCTTAGGCAGCTATGTTCATTTTTTATATCCCGAAATACCTGTTCTAGTTACGGCTTTAGGTTGCTACGTTATTTTTACCGGCTTAAACGTACTGGGTGTAAAAGAATCGGCGCTGTTTTCGGTGGTGGTAACAACCTTAGCCGTGCTGGAATTAGTCGTTTACCTGGGAATTGTAGCTCCCGCTTTTAAAACCGAAAATTTTTTACTAAATCCTTTGCCTTTTGGTTGGTGGGGCGTATTTGCAGCTCTGCCTTTTGCTATATGGTTATACGTGTGCATTGAAGGAGTAGCCATGGTGGCCGAAGAAGTAAAAGATAGTAAAAAAGCTATCGCTCAAGGTTATATATCCGGTATTTTAACTTTACTCGTGTTGGCTTTAGCCGTAATGATTGTTACCGGCGGCATTACTAACTGGCAAAACCTGGCTGCTATTGATTATCCCTTACCCGCCGCCATTGGCTTGGTTTTAGGAAAAAACAACCCTGTTACCCAGCTTTTTGCCGGTATTGGTTTGTTTGGTTTAATAGCTTCTTTTCACGGTATTATACTTACTTATTCGCGGCAATTGTTTGCTTTGGCCCGGAGCCGGTATTTACCTGTTGCTTTGTCCCGGATTCATCCTCGTTTTAAAACACCGCACGTGGCCTTATTAGCGGGTGCTGGTTTTGGAATGTTGGCTTTATTTTTCCTGGATACGAGTAAACTGGTAATCTTATCTACTTTTGGAGCGGTGGTAATGTATTTAGTAAGTATGGTGAGCCTGTTTATCTTACGGAAGAAAGAACCCCATTTATCCCGGCCTTTTAAAGCTCCGTTTTACCCTTACTTTCCGGCTGTGGCTTTTTTGTTGGCTGTGGTTGCGGCCCTCGCCTTTTTGTATTACTATATCTGGTTGTGTTGCCTGTTTCTGGCCGGTTTGCTGTTTACTCTTATTATTTTCTTTTTAACCGGTAGCCATAAAAAGCTTTCGAGCCACGATGTTACGATAAAATCTATATCCGCGGCCGGATTACCCCTGATTAATCCGACCTCTAACCATTCGGAATAA
- a CDS encoding ethanolamine ammonia-lyase subunit EutB, which translates to MNYRYTIRQHTYTFPDLKTLLAKASPYRSGDVLAGLAALNYEERVAAQLTLADVPLRTFLNEALIPYEEDEVTRLIIDTHSAAAFAPVSHFTVGELRDWLLSETADTATLQQLAPGFTPEMVAAVSKLMRNQDLILVAQKCEVITRFRNTIGLKGHLATRLQPNHPTDHPKGIAAVVLDGLLNGSGDAVIGINPASDHPATAVLLLEMLDYLRQQYAIPTQSCILCHVTTTLELIEQQAPVDLVFQSISGTEKGNQSFGINLALLQEAYEAALSLKRGTIGNNVMYFETGQGSALSANAHANVDQQTCEARAYAVARHFKPHLVNSVVGFIGPEYLYNGKQIIRAALEDHFCAKVMGLPMGVDICYTNHADADQDDMDNLLTLLGVAGCNFIMGVPGADDIMLNYQSTSFHDALYARKVLGLRPAPEFEQWLLQQGIMNQAGQILPVGNSHPLLQPLD; encoded by the coding sequence ATGAATTACCGGTATACCATACGCCAGCATACTTATACTTTCCCGGATTTAAAAACATTACTGGCCAAAGCTTCGCCGTATCGTTCCGGGGACGTTTTAGCTGGGTTAGCCGCTCTTAATTATGAGGAAAGGGTAGCAGCGCAGTTAACGTTGGCCGATGTGCCGCTCCGGACTTTTTTAAACGAAGCGCTTATTCCGTACGAAGAAGATGAAGTTACCCGATTAATTATAGATACGCATTCTGCGGCGGCCTTTGCTCCGGTAAGTCATTTTACGGTGGGAGAATTGCGCGATTGGTTATTAAGTGAAACGGCCGATACGGCTACTTTACAACAATTAGCTCCCGGGTTTACTCCCGAAATGGTGGCTGCCGTGAGTAAACTCATGCGTAACCAGGATTTAATTTTGGTGGCTCAGAAATGTGAAGTAATTACGCGGTTCCGGAATACCATTGGGTTAAAAGGCCATTTAGCTACGCGGCTTCAACCCAATCATCCAACTGATCATCCGAAAGGTATTGCTGCCGTGGTGCTGGATGGCTTACTAAATGGTAGCGGCGATGCGGTTATTGGTATTAACCCGGCCAGCGATCATCCGGCTACTGCAGTGCTTCTGCTCGAAATGCTCGATTACCTGCGGCAGCAATACGCCATTCCTACCCAAAGTTGTATTTTATGCCATGTTACCACTACCCTGGAACTAATAGAGCAGCAGGCTCCCGTAGATTTAGTATTTCAATCTATTAGCGGTACCGAAAAAGGTAATCAGAGTTTTGGAATTAACCTGGCTTTGTTGCAAGAAGCGTACGAAGCGGCTTTGTCTTTAAAGCGCGGCACCATCGGGAATAACGTAATGTATTTTGAAACAGGACAAGGCAGCGCTTTGTCGGCCAATGCGCACGCGAACGTCGATCAGCAAACCTGCGAAGCCCGGGCATATGCCGTAGCCCGCCACTTTAAACCGCATTTAGTAAATTCGGTAGTTGGCTTTATTGGCCCGGAATACTTGTATAATGGTAAACAAATTATCCGGGCAGCCTTGGAAGACCATTTTTGCGCCAAAGTTATGGGTTTACCCATGGGGGTAGATATTTGTTATACCAATCACGCCGATGCCGACCAGGACGACATGGATAATCTGCTGACACTTTTAGGGGTGGCCGGTTGCAATTTTATCATGGGCGTACCCGGGGCCGATGATATTATGTTAAATTATCAGTCTACTTCTTTTCATGATGCTTTGTATGCCCGTAAGGTGCTAGGTTTACGACCTGCTCCCGAGTTTGAACAGTGGTTACTCCAGCAAGGAATCATGAACCAAGCAGGCCAGATTCTACCTGTTGGTAATAGTCATCCTTTGCTGCAGCCATTGGATTAA
- a CDS encoding porin family protein, protein MKKLLLILFFCVIYFKVVAQTNTEVNPVRHAVHYGFKFGLNYSNMNFNKGYPTPTTPVASSWRPGFLLGFLLEVPLPYNFSLQQEYLYSQTNGEHQSLNTKYNHSYLSLPLMLKYRILPKVVIMVGPQFELLIAAKEETNGQTINTTHETEERSIGLSGGLGFRVSKFLSFNARFMHGFNHIGITQRTNALEYKYESVQITTDFRF, encoded by the coding sequence ATGAAAAAACTTTTACTAATCTTATTCTTTTGCGTTATTTATTTTAAAGTAGTAGCTCAAACGAATACGGAAGTAAATCCGGTTCGGCACGCGGTGCATTATGGGTTTAAATTCGGGTTGAACTACTCCAATATGAATTTCAATAAAGGTTACCCCACTCCAACTACTCCGGTGGCATCTTCCTGGCGGCCAGGTTTTCTACTTGGCTTTTTATTGGAGGTTCCTTTGCCGTATAATTTTTCGCTTCAACAAGAATATTTGTATTCTCAAACCAATGGTGAGCACCAGAGCTTAAATACGAAATATAACCACAGTTATTTGTCTTTGCCCTTAATGCTTAAATACCGGATTTTGCCCAAAGTTGTAATAATGGTGGGGCCGCAATTCGAATTGTTAATTGCAGCGAAAGAAGAAACGAATGGGCAAACAATTAATACTACCCACGAAACAGAAGAACGGAGTATTGGCTTAAGTGGTGGATTGGGATTTCGGGTAAGTAAATTTTTAAGTTTTAATGCCCGCTTTATGCATGGTTTTAACCACATCGGTATTACTCAAAGAACAAACGCGCTGGAATACAAATATGAATCGGTGCAAATAACCACTGATTTCCGTTTTTAA
- the eutC gene encoding ethanolamine ammonia-lyase subunit EutC, whose translation MEDESLPDSKPDGADPWVSLRAFTDARIALGHAGVSEPLKPSLQFKLAHAHARDAVFSELNTSELIHALETKFALPVYLLKSQVINRQEYLQRPDWGRKLNLESLQQLTKLAAPVADIALILADGLSAEAINVNALPLLQVLIPGLRAAGISLSPVTVVQQARVAISDEIGAALNAKVALILIGERPGLSSPDSMGAYFTYQPQPGLTDESRNCLSNIRPAGLTYAVAAEKLLYLIKESLRLQLSGFRLKDTENLLL comes from the coding sequence ATGGAAGACGAATCATTACCTGACTCTAAACCGGATGGGGCTGATCCCTGGGTTTCGTTACGTGCCTTTACAGATGCCCGTATTGCTTTAGGTCATGCTGGTGTATCCGAACCCTTAAAACCTTCTCTGCAATTTAAACTGGCGCATGCCCATGCCCGCGATGCGGTGTTTTCCGAATTAAATACCTCAGAATTAATTCATGCTCTTGAAACAAAATTTGCTTTACCGGTTTATTTACTAAAAAGTCAGGTAATCAACCGGCAAGAATATTTACAGCGTCCGGATTGGGGGCGTAAGTTAAATTTAGAGTCTCTGCAGCAATTAACAAAACTCGCCGCGCCTGTTGCCGATATAGCCCTTATTTTAGCGGATGGTTTATCGGCGGAGGCAATTAACGTAAATGCACTACCCCTTTTGCAAGTCTTAATTCCGGGGCTGCGAGCGGCGGGCATAAGCCTGTCGCCGGTAACGGTGGTGCAACAAGCCCGCGTAGCGATAAGCGATGAGATAGGAGCTGCCTTGAATGCCAAAGTGGCTTTAATTTTAATTGGCGAACGGCCGGGTTTAAGCTCTCCGGACAGCATGGGCGCTTATTTTACCTATCAACCCCAGCCAGGTTTAACCGACGAATCCCGTAATTGCCTATCTAACATTCGACCTGCAGGCCTTACGTACGCGGTGGCTGCTGAAAAATTATTATATTTAATAAAAGAGTCCTTACGCTTACAACTTTCCGGTTTTCGGTTAAAAGATACTGAGAACTTATTACTGTAA
- a CDS encoding S8 family serine peptidase: MIHFFQIKTFKLTLFCWLVILPGLVVRAQTPSKPNYKMSATHPLAKIGSELAELQISHKAGTNAILKPGPGKLTKKSLLQIQGDYVVIEAVAEPNQTAQLLADLKALGMTHAASYGRMVSGLMPIGKLDKVAALPNLHFARPGYKPINRIGEVTSQGDVAMYADSVRKYQVLKGKGNKIGVLSDSYNSRAGAEKGVKSGDIPGKGNPNGYTTPVQVLEDYINFSNIDEGRAMIELIHDVAPAAELAFHTAFLGQANFAQGILDLQKAGCNIITDDVYYPFEPMFQDGIIAQAVDEVAKKNVAYFSAAGNSARQSYQAKFKNSGKNIVVNGVNYGVAHDFGKGDITQTIRIPKGGLLSAPLQWDDPFYSVSGLPGAETDLDVLVFYKGELLTYLSSLDKNGGNDPVEYLGIVTDTTESVDLDISIVKYSGPDPQYIKWINFGDAEPLEHDTKSSTIVGHSNAAGAVSTGAVFWGDTPAYGTPKLVAESFSSAGGTPILIDADGKRIKEVVRQKPEIMAPDGGNTTFFYQLFQGKYYFFGTSAAAPHAAAVAALMQESAGHNLSREKILQTMQETAIDMEEPGFDFDTGYGFLNAFEAVNAVAKPGTRSFALINASNGQEIQMINEGTVVNLTRLSTEKVRFRAMTGPMQVGSVVLELNGKKITENKAPYDYPNSSDSFELKAGDYTLTATPYTKANGEGEVGIPYTIHFKVLEEQIVRFELVNVANGKVIQTLESGNILYLPDLPDKLNIRAITSPAEVGSVQFNLNGIIKVENKQPYEMAGSSGDGIDFSAAVYVLSATTYPSDMAKGKAGDTKTIFFGAASVLADVASITDKLKKQSEGLTVFPNPVAQKAKIQFQAAEASNASLTIYNLNGSPVATLFSGNVEAGKQYELEWDARNLPGGLYISRLVTKSGVIHRTIQLQK; encoded by the coding sequence ATGATTCACTTTTTCCAAATCAAAACTTTTAAGCTTACACTCTTTTGTTGGTTGGTAATCTTACCCGGTTTGGTAGTTCGCGCGCAAACGCCTTCTAAACCCAATTACAAAATGTCGGCTACGCATCCTTTAGCTAAAATTGGCTCCGAGTTAGCCGAACTGCAGATTAGTCACAAAGCAGGAACAAATGCTATTCTGAAGCCTGGTCCGGGCAAGCTAACCAAGAAAAGCCTGCTGCAAATACAGGGCGATTACGTGGTTATAGAGGCAGTAGCCGAACCCAACCAAACGGCCCAACTGCTCGCCGATCTAAAAGCATTAGGCATGACTCATGCCGCCTCTTATGGCCGGATGGTTTCGGGCTTAATGCCTATTGGTAAATTAGATAAAGTTGCGGCTCTGCCTAATTTGCATTTTGCCCGACCTGGGTATAAACCCATTAATAGAATAGGGGAGGTTACTAGTCAAGGCGACGTAGCTATGTACGCCGATTCCGTGCGAAAGTACCAGGTTTTAAAAGGCAAAGGCAACAAAATAGGAGTATTATCCGACAGCTATAACAGCCGGGCTGGGGCAGAAAAAGGTGTTAAATCTGGTGATATACCTGGCAAGGGCAACCCCAATGGTTATACTACTCCCGTGCAAGTGTTAGAAGATTATATTAATTTTTCGAACATTGATGAAGGTCGGGCTATGATTGAACTTATCCACGATGTGGCCCCTGCCGCCGAGTTGGCCTTTCATACGGCTTTTTTAGGGCAAGCAAATTTTGCGCAAGGTATTCTGGACTTGCAAAAAGCCGGTTGTAATATTATTACCGATGACGTGTACTACCCATTTGAACCCATGTTTCAAGACGGTATTATTGCCCAAGCGGTAGATGAAGTAGCGAAAAAAAATGTAGCCTACTTTAGCGCAGCAGGGAACAGCGCCCGTCAATCGTACCAGGCTAAATTTAAAAATTCCGGTAAAAACATAGTAGTAAATGGCGTAAATTACGGCGTAGCCCACGACTTTGGTAAGGGTGATATCACGCAAACCATTCGTATCCCCAAAGGGGGATTACTCAGTGCTCCGCTGCAATGGGATGATCCTTTCTATTCGGTGAGTGGCTTACCAGGAGCAGAAACTGATTTGGATGTATTGGTTTTTTATAAAGGGGAATTGCTAACCTATCTTTCTTCTCTGGATAAAAATGGAGGCAATGATCCGGTAGAGTACCTCGGGATTGTTACGGATACAACCGAAAGTGTCGACCTTGATATCTCCATAGTTAAGTACAGTGGTCCGGATCCCCAATACATTAAATGGATAAACTTTGGCGATGCCGAACCTTTGGAACATGATACCAAGAGCTCTACTATAGTAGGGCATAGCAACGCGGCCGGAGCGGTAAGCACCGGGGCAGTTTTTTGGGGCGATACTCCCGCTTACGGTACGCCCAAACTAGTGGCGGAGAGCTTTTCTTCTGCGGGTGGTACTCCCATTTTGATTGATGCGGATGGTAAACGCATAAAAGAGGTTGTTCGTCAAAAACCGGAAATTATGGCACCCGATGGCGGTAATACAACCTTTTTCTACCAGTTATTCCAGGGCAAATATTACTTTTTTGGCACCTCAGCCGCTGCACCGCACGCGGCGGCCGTAGCCGCACTTATGCAGGAATCGGCTGGCCATAATCTAAGTCGGGAAAAAATCTTGCAAACCATGCAGGAAACTGCCATTGACATGGAAGAACCGGGTTTTGATTTTGATACCGGCTATGGTTTTCTGAACGCTTTTGAAGCTGTAAATGCCGTAGCCAAACCCGGAACACGCTCCTTTGCTTTAATTAATGCGAGCAACGGGCAAGAAATTCAAATGATTAATGAAGGAACTGTAGTGAATCTTACCCGCCTTTCTACCGAAAAGGTACGGTTCCGGGCTATGACTGGCCCGATGCAAGTAGGCAGCGTAGTACTGGAACTAAATGGTAAAAAAATAACGGAAAATAAAGCACCTTACGATTACCCAAATTCATCGGATAGTTTTGAGTTAAAGGCTGGGGATTATACCTTAACAGCTACTCCCTACACCAAAGCGAACGGAGAAGGCGAGGTTGGTATTCCGTATACCATTCATTTTAAAGTTCTGGAAGAACAAATTGTTCGGTTTGAGTTGGTTAATGTAGCAAACGGTAAAGTTATTCAAACCCTGGAAAGTGGTAATATCTTGTATTTACCCGATCTGCCGGATAAATTAAACATTCGGGCTATTACCAGTCCTGCGGAGGTGGGCAGTGTACAGTTTAATTTAAACGGCATTATTAAAGTGGAGAACAAGCAGCCTTATGAAATGGCGGGTAGTTCCGGAGATGGTATTGATTTTAGCGCCGCCGTGTACGTGCTATCGGCTACTACTTACCCCAGCGACATGGCCAAGGGCAAGGCTGGTGATACCAAAACCATTTTCTTTGGGGCGGCTAGTGTGTTGGCCGATGTAGCTAGTATTACTGATAAACTCAAGAAGCAAAGCGAAGGGCTTACCGTATTTCCTAACCCGGTCGCACAAAAAGCCAAAATTCAGTTTCAAGCGGCCGAAGCAAGTAATGCTTCCCTTACTATTTATAATTTAAATGGTAGTCCGGTAGCTACTTTGTTTAGCGGCAACGTAGAGGCCGGTAAGCAGTACGAGTTAGAGTGGGATGCCCGTAACTTACCTGGTGGACTATATATTAGTCGCCTGGTTACTAAATCAGGGGTTATTCACCGTACCATTCAGCTTCAGAAATAA